One window of Etheostoma spectabile isolate EspeVRDwgs_2016 chromosome 6, UIUC_Espe_1.0, whole genome shotgun sequence genomic DNA carries:
- the esrp1 gene encoding epithelial splicing regulatory protein 1 isoform X2 has product MTAQVDYLVVIFTATSGASGELLGSDEKELVQLVWQLVDVKNKKLGKVNELLIKPDLSDLTEQKDEEDVVEESVEEDNRSGADNVFTATSLETALNLFHLQLTNEVNSTGAGTSVCLCTDGQLHIRQVIHPEAASKNILVPDCFYSFFDLRKEFKKHFPASDLKALNVHIMAESLSIPVDVPAMWDPSATLDPSAILPAEIAVQQTQIMGSVALALLSEPFSHTFSTQERVSEKFESGTCKMEKVCDNTVIRARGLPWQSSDQDIARFFRGLNIAKGGAALCLNAQGRRNGEALVRFVSEDHRDLALQRHKHHMGNRYIEVYKATGEDFLKIAGGTSNEVAMFLSREDQIIVRMRGLPFIATHEQVLNFFSPDEGLKDMCPVSGGKDGILFVRYPDGRPTGDAFVLFACEEHAQCALRKHKEILGRRYIELFKSTAAEVQQVLNRYSSAPLIPVAPAPLVSMLPTVSLLPSPGGVRDCLRLRGLPYTASIEDILTFLGEFTHDIRPHGVHMVLNQQGRPSGDCFIQMTSAERAIQASQRLHKHVISSQRGANSRYVEVFSCSAEEMGLVLMGGSLSHTHTHTHTRNRSGTGLSPPPCKSRRLSPSAYSFAPAPPVMSTEATAALYPPMGQMLLAPRHLPPGHAYYPASAQLYMNYAAYYPSPPGSPTTVGFFPSPSSLSSLASPGGLIRMPGLTYSSNGVKDLINAVQAYQNPVESVSLLSSGLIGQSSGSDAPLMSLPALMTKPAGQYLDLTLL; this is encoded by the exons aTGACGGCGCAGGTAGACTACCTGGTGGTGATTTTCACCGCCACATCTGGCGCGAGCGGAGAGTTGCTGGGATCTGACGAGAAGGAACTAGTGCAGTTGGTTTGGCAGCTGGTGGATGTAAAGAacaaaaag TTGGGCAAGGTAAATGAGCTTCTCATTAAGCCGGACCTCTCAGACTTGACAGAGCAAAAAGATGAGGAGGACGTGGTGGAGGAAAGCGTGGAAGAGGACAATAGATCCGGAGCAGATAATGTCTTTACAGCCACAAGTCTAGAGACAGCTTTAAACCTG TTTCATCTACAACTGACAAACGAGGTGAACAGCACGGGCGCAGGcacgtctgtgtgtttgtgtacagacGGGCAGCTCCACATCCGTCAAGTGATTCACCCTGAGGCTGCAAGCAAG AACATCCTGGTCCCAGACTGTTTCTACTCATTCTTTGACCTTCGGAAAGAGTTCAAGAAGCACTTCCCCGCATCTGACCTCAAggctttgaatgtacacatcATGGCAGAGT CCCTTAGTATACCTGTTGATGTGCCCGCCATGTGGGACCCCTCAGCCACCCTGGATCCATCAGCCATATTGCCTGCAGAAATAGCAGTACAGCAGACCCAGATTATGGGCAGTGTGGCCCTTGCCCTGCTTTCTGAGCCATTTA GTCACACATTTTCTACACAGGAGAGAGTTAGTGAGAAGTTTGAGTCTGGCACTTG taAGATGGAGAAAGTTTGTGACAACACAGTGATCAGAGCCAGAGGGTTGCCATGGCAATCTTCTGACCAGGACATTGCTCGATTCTTCAGAGGACTCAACATTGCAAA AGGAGGAGCTGCATTGTGTCTTAATGCTCAGGGGAGGAGGAACGGAGAAGCTCTTGTTCGTTTTGTCAGTGAAGATCACAGAGACCTGGCActgcagagacacaaacaccacaTGGGCAACAGATACATAGAG GTTTACAAAGCAACAGGAGAGGACTTCTTGAAGATAGCAGGAG gtACATCCAATGAGGTAGCAATGTTCCTGTCTCGTGAGGACCAGATCATAGTGAGGATGCGAGGTCTTCCTTTCATAGCCACACATGAGCAGGTGCTTAACTTCTTCTCCCCGGACGAGGGCCTTAAAGACATGTGTCCGGTCAGCGGAGGAAAGGATGGCATCCTATTTGTTCGCTATCCAGACGGGCGTCCCACTGGCGATGcctttgttttatttgcctgtGAGGAACACGCCCAGTGTGCTCTGAGGAAACACAAGGAAATCCTGGGGAGAAGATATATTGAGTTGTTCAAAAGTACAGCAGCAGAGGTCCAACAG gtgttAAACCGGTACTCTTCAGCCCCTCTGATCCCCGTGGCCCCTGCCCCCTTGGTGTCAATGCTGCCCACAGTGTCACTCCTGCCCTCTCCTGGTGGTGTGAGGGACTGCCTGAGGCTGAGGGGGCTGCCGTACACAGCGAGCATAGAGGACATCCTCACCTTCCTGGGCGAGTTTACACACGATATCAGACCACATGGTGTGCACATGGTCCTTAACCAGCAG GGTCGTCCATCAGGTGACTGCTTCATCCAGATGACCTCAGCAGAGCGGGCTATTCAGGCGTCACAGCGGCTCCACAAGCATGTCATCTCCAGCCAGCGGGGGGCCAACAGCCGCTACGTGGAGGTGTTCTCCTGCAGCGCAGAGGAGATGGGCCTGGTGCTGATGGGAGGctcgctctcacacacacatacacacacacacacccggaACAGGAGTGGGACAGGGCTCAGCCCGCCGCCATGTAAGTCAAGAC GTTTATCTCCATCAGCCTACTCCTTCGCCCCCGCTCCACCGGTCATGTCTACAGAGGCTACTGCTGCCCTCTACCCTCCCATGGGTCAGATGTTGCTGGCCCCACGCCACCTGCCACCAGGACATGCCTACTACCCAGCCTCAGCTCAGCTATACATGAACTACGCTGCTTACTACCCTAG TCCACCTGGCTCACCTACCACCGTAGGTTTCttcccctccccctcttcccTTTCCTCGCTCGCCTCCCCAGGGGGGTTGATTCGCATGCCAGGTCTGACCTACAGCAGCAATGGAGTCAAAGACCTCATTAATGCAGTGCAGGCATACCAG aaTCCTGTGGAGTCCGTGTCTCTCCTGAGCAGCGGTCTGATTGGTCAGTCCAGTGGCAGCGATGCTCCTCTCATGTCCCTCCCTGCTCTCATGACCAAGCCGGCGGGGCAGTACCTGGACCTGACCCTGCTGTAG
- the esrp1 gene encoding epithelial splicing regulatory protein 1 isoform X5, with product MTAQVDYLVVIFTATSGASGELLGSDEKELVQLVWQLVDVKNKKLGKVNELLIKPDLSDLTEQKDEEDVVEESVEEDNRSGADNVFTATSLETALNLFHLQLTNEVNSTGAGTSVCLCTDGQLHIRQVIHPEAASKNILVPDCFYSFFDLRKEFKKHFPASDLKALNVHIMAESLSIPVDVPAMWDPSATLDPSAILPAEIAVQQTQIMGSVALALLSEPFSHTFSTQERVSEKFESGTCSKMEKVCDNTVIRARGLPWQSSDQDIARFFRGLNIAKGGAALCLNAQGRRNGEALVRFVSEDHRDLALQRHKHHMGNRYIEVYKATGEDFLKIAGGTSNEVAMFLSREDQIIVRMRGLPFIATHEQVLNFFSPDEGLKDMCPVSGGKDGILFVRYPDGRPTGDAFVLFACEEHAQCALRKHKEILGRRYIELFKSTAAEVQQVLNRYSSAPLIPVAPAPLVSMLPTVSLLPSPGGVRDCLRLRGLPYTASIEDILTFLGEFTHDIRPHGVHMVLNQQGRPSGDCFIQMTSAERAIQASQRLHKHVISSQRGANSRYVEVFSCSAEEMGLVLMGGSLSHTHTHTHTRNRSGTGLSPPPCKSRRLSPSAYSFAPAPPVMSTEATAALYPPMGQMLLAPRHLPPGHAYYPASAQLYMNYAAYYPSPPGNYYTHDKNFNCFVRACFCPAPTKMSQEIFKSDVLSCRFTVHGNRT from the exons aTGACGGCGCAGGTAGACTACCTGGTGGTGATTTTCACCGCCACATCTGGCGCGAGCGGAGAGTTGCTGGGATCTGACGAGAAGGAACTAGTGCAGTTGGTTTGGCAGCTGGTGGATGTAAAGAacaaaaag TTGGGCAAGGTAAATGAGCTTCTCATTAAGCCGGACCTCTCAGACTTGACAGAGCAAAAAGATGAGGAGGACGTGGTGGAGGAAAGCGTGGAAGAGGACAATAGATCCGGAGCAGATAATGTCTTTACAGCCACAAGTCTAGAGACAGCTTTAAACCTG TTTCATCTACAACTGACAAACGAGGTGAACAGCACGGGCGCAGGcacgtctgtgtgtttgtgtacagacGGGCAGCTCCACATCCGTCAAGTGATTCACCCTGAGGCTGCAAGCAAG AACATCCTGGTCCCAGACTGTTTCTACTCATTCTTTGACCTTCGGAAAGAGTTCAAGAAGCACTTCCCCGCATCTGACCTCAAggctttgaatgtacacatcATGGCAGAGT CCCTTAGTATACCTGTTGATGTGCCCGCCATGTGGGACCCCTCAGCCACCCTGGATCCATCAGCCATATTGCCTGCAGAAATAGCAGTACAGCAGACCCAGATTATGGGCAGTGTGGCCCTTGCCCTGCTTTCTGAGCCATTTA GTCACACATTTTCTACACAGGAGAGAGTTAGTGAGAAGTTTGAGTCTGGCACTTG cagtaAGATGGAGAAAGTTTGTGACAACACAGTGATCAGAGCCAGAGGGTTGCCATGGCAATCTTCTGACCAGGACATTGCTCGATTCTTCAGAGGACTCAACATTGCAAA AGGAGGAGCTGCATTGTGTCTTAATGCTCAGGGGAGGAGGAACGGAGAAGCTCTTGTTCGTTTTGTCAGTGAAGATCACAGAGACCTGGCActgcagagacacaaacaccacaTGGGCAACAGATACATAGAG GTTTACAAAGCAACAGGAGAGGACTTCTTGAAGATAGCAGGAG gtACATCCAATGAGGTAGCAATGTTCCTGTCTCGTGAGGACCAGATCATAGTGAGGATGCGAGGTCTTCCTTTCATAGCCACACATGAGCAGGTGCTTAACTTCTTCTCCCCGGACGAGGGCCTTAAAGACATGTGTCCGGTCAGCGGAGGAAAGGATGGCATCCTATTTGTTCGCTATCCAGACGGGCGTCCCACTGGCGATGcctttgttttatttgcctgtGAGGAACACGCCCAGTGTGCTCTGAGGAAACACAAGGAAATCCTGGGGAGAAGATATATTGAGTTGTTCAAAAGTACAGCAGCAGAGGTCCAACAG gtgttAAACCGGTACTCTTCAGCCCCTCTGATCCCCGTGGCCCCTGCCCCCTTGGTGTCAATGCTGCCCACAGTGTCACTCCTGCCCTCTCCTGGTGGTGTGAGGGACTGCCTGAGGCTGAGGGGGCTGCCGTACACAGCGAGCATAGAGGACATCCTCACCTTCCTGGGCGAGTTTACACACGATATCAGACCACATGGTGTGCACATGGTCCTTAACCAGCAG GGTCGTCCATCAGGTGACTGCTTCATCCAGATGACCTCAGCAGAGCGGGCTATTCAGGCGTCACAGCGGCTCCACAAGCATGTCATCTCCAGCCAGCGGGGGGCCAACAGCCGCTACGTGGAGGTGTTCTCCTGCAGCGCAGAGGAGATGGGCCTGGTGCTGATGGGAGGctcgctctcacacacacatacacacacacacacccggaACAGGAGTGGGACAGGGCTCAGCCCGCCGCCATGTAAGTCAAGAC GTTTATCTCCATCAGCCTACTCCTTCGCCCCCGCTCCACCGGTCATGTCTACAGAGGCTACTGCTGCCCTCTACCCTCCCATGGGTCAGATGTTGCTGGCCCCACGCCACCTGCCACCAGGACATGCCTACTACCCAGCCTCAGCTCAGCTATACATGAACTACGCTGCTTACTACCCTAG TCCTCCTGGCAATTATTATACTCATGATAAAAATTTTAATTGCTTTGTGAGAGCTTGCTTTTGTCCAGCCCCCACAAAAATGTCACAAGAAATTTTCAAATCAGACGTGCTTAGTTGCAGATTCACTGTACATGGTAATCGCACATAA
- the esrp1 gene encoding epithelial splicing regulatory protein 1 isoform X4, translated as MTAQVDYLVVIFTATSGASGELLGSDEKELVQLVWQLVDVKNKKLGKVNELLIKPDLSDLTEQKDEEDVVEESVEEDNRSGADNVFTATSLETALNLFHLQLTNEVNSTGAGTSVCLCTDGQLHIRQVIHPEAASKNILVPDCFYSFFDLRKEFKKHFPASDLKALNVHIMAESLSIPVDVPAMWDPSATLDPSAILPAEIAVQQTQIMGSVALALLSEPFSHTFSTQERVSEKFESGTCSKMEKVCDNTVIRARGLPWQSSDQDIARFFRGLNIAKGGAALCLNAQGRRNGEALVRFVSEDHRDLALQRHKHHMGNRYIEVYKATGEDFLKIAGGTSNEVAMFLSREDQIIVRMRGLPFIATHEQVLNFFSPDEGLKDMCPVSGGKDGILFVRYPDGRPTGDAFVLFACEEHAQCALRKHKEILGRRYIELFKSTAAEVQQVLNRYSSAPLIPVAPAPLVSMLPTVSLLPSPGGVRDCLRLRGLPYTASIEDILTFLGEFTHDIRPHGVHMVLNQQGRPSGDCFIQMTSAERAIQASQRLHKHVISSQRGANSRYVEVFSCSAEEMGLVLMGGSLSHTHTHTHTRNRSGTGLSPPPCKSRRLSPSAYSFAPAPPVMSTEATAALYPPMGQMLLAPRHLPPGHAYYPASAQLYMNYAAYYPSPPGSPTTVGFFPSPSSLSSLASPGGLIRMPGLTYSSNGVKDLINAVQAYQYAPEDALMHAHGPVHAHDPTGTLLTQPKEWVCI; from the exons aTGACGGCGCAGGTAGACTACCTGGTGGTGATTTTCACCGCCACATCTGGCGCGAGCGGAGAGTTGCTGGGATCTGACGAGAAGGAACTAGTGCAGTTGGTTTGGCAGCTGGTGGATGTAAAGAacaaaaag TTGGGCAAGGTAAATGAGCTTCTCATTAAGCCGGACCTCTCAGACTTGACAGAGCAAAAAGATGAGGAGGACGTGGTGGAGGAAAGCGTGGAAGAGGACAATAGATCCGGAGCAGATAATGTCTTTACAGCCACAAGTCTAGAGACAGCTTTAAACCTG TTTCATCTACAACTGACAAACGAGGTGAACAGCACGGGCGCAGGcacgtctgtgtgtttgtgtacagacGGGCAGCTCCACATCCGTCAAGTGATTCACCCTGAGGCTGCAAGCAAG AACATCCTGGTCCCAGACTGTTTCTACTCATTCTTTGACCTTCGGAAAGAGTTCAAGAAGCACTTCCCCGCATCTGACCTCAAggctttgaatgtacacatcATGGCAGAGT CCCTTAGTATACCTGTTGATGTGCCCGCCATGTGGGACCCCTCAGCCACCCTGGATCCATCAGCCATATTGCCTGCAGAAATAGCAGTACAGCAGACCCAGATTATGGGCAGTGTGGCCCTTGCCCTGCTTTCTGAGCCATTTA GTCACACATTTTCTACACAGGAGAGAGTTAGTGAGAAGTTTGAGTCTGGCACTTG cagtaAGATGGAGAAAGTTTGTGACAACACAGTGATCAGAGCCAGAGGGTTGCCATGGCAATCTTCTGACCAGGACATTGCTCGATTCTTCAGAGGACTCAACATTGCAAA AGGAGGAGCTGCATTGTGTCTTAATGCTCAGGGGAGGAGGAACGGAGAAGCTCTTGTTCGTTTTGTCAGTGAAGATCACAGAGACCTGGCActgcagagacacaaacaccacaTGGGCAACAGATACATAGAG GTTTACAAAGCAACAGGAGAGGACTTCTTGAAGATAGCAGGAG gtACATCCAATGAGGTAGCAATGTTCCTGTCTCGTGAGGACCAGATCATAGTGAGGATGCGAGGTCTTCCTTTCATAGCCACACATGAGCAGGTGCTTAACTTCTTCTCCCCGGACGAGGGCCTTAAAGACATGTGTCCGGTCAGCGGAGGAAAGGATGGCATCCTATTTGTTCGCTATCCAGACGGGCGTCCCACTGGCGATGcctttgttttatttgcctgtGAGGAACACGCCCAGTGTGCTCTGAGGAAACACAAGGAAATCCTGGGGAGAAGATATATTGAGTTGTTCAAAAGTACAGCAGCAGAGGTCCAACAG gtgttAAACCGGTACTCTTCAGCCCCTCTGATCCCCGTGGCCCCTGCCCCCTTGGTGTCAATGCTGCCCACAGTGTCACTCCTGCCCTCTCCTGGTGGTGTGAGGGACTGCCTGAGGCTGAGGGGGCTGCCGTACACAGCGAGCATAGAGGACATCCTCACCTTCCTGGGCGAGTTTACACACGATATCAGACCACATGGTGTGCACATGGTCCTTAACCAGCAG GGTCGTCCATCAGGTGACTGCTTCATCCAGATGACCTCAGCAGAGCGGGCTATTCAGGCGTCACAGCGGCTCCACAAGCATGTCATCTCCAGCCAGCGGGGGGCCAACAGCCGCTACGTGGAGGTGTTCTCCTGCAGCGCAGAGGAGATGGGCCTGGTGCTGATGGGAGGctcgctctcacacacacatacacacacacacacccggaACAGGAGTGGGACAGGGCTCAGCCCGCCGCCATGTAAGTCAAGAC GTTTATCTCCATCAGCCTACTCCTTCGCCCCCGCTCCACCGGTCATGTCTACAGAGGCTACTGCTGCCCTCTACCCTCCCATGGGTCAGATGTTGCTGGCCCCACGCCACCTGCCACCAGGACATGCCTACTACCCAGCCTCAGCTCAGCTATACATGAACTACGCTGCTTACTACCCTAG TCCACCTGGCTCACCTACCACCGTAGGTTTCttcccctccccctcttcccTTTCCTCGCTCGCCTCCCCAGGGGGGTTGATTCGCATGCCAGGTCTGACCTACAGCAGCAATGGAGTCAAAGACCTCATTAATGCAGTGCAGGCATACCAG TATGCCCCCGAGGATGCTCTCATGCACGCCCATGGGCCTGTGCACGCTCACGACCCGACCGGGACATTACTTACGCAGCCCAAAGAATGGGTGTGTATTTAA
- the esrp1 gene encoding epithelial splicing regulatory protein 1 isoform X1 produces the protein MTAQVDYLVVIFTATSGASGELLGSDEKELVQLVWQLVDVKNKKLGKVNELLIKPDLSDLTEQKDEEDVVEESVEEDNRSGADNVFTATSLETALNLFHLQLTNEVNSTGAGTSVCLCTDGQLHIRQVIHPEAASKNILVPDCFYSFFDLRKEFKKHFPASDLKALNVHIMAESLSIPVDVPAMWDPSATLDPSAILPAEIAVQQTQIMGSVALALLSEPFSHTFSTQERVSEKFESGTCSKMEKVCDNTVIRARGLPWQSSDQDIARFFRGLNIAKGGAALCLNAQGRRNGEALVRFVSEDHRDLALQRHKHHMGNRYIEVYKATGEDFLKIAGGTSNEVAMFLSREDQIIVRMRGLPFIATHEQVLNFFSPDEGLKDMCPVSGGKDGILFVRYPDGRPTGDAFVLFACEEHAQCALRKHKEILGRRYIELFKSTAAEVQQVLNRYSSAPLIPVAPAPLVSMLPTVSLLPSPGGVRDCLRLRGLPYTASIEDILTFLGEFTHDIRPHGVHMVLNQQGRPSGDCFIQMTSAERAIQASQRLHKHVISSQRGANSRYVEVFSCSAEEMGLVLMGGSLSHTHTHTHTRNRSGTGLSPPPCKSRRLSPSAYSFAPAPPVMSTEATAALYPPMGQMLLAPRHLPPGHAYYPASAQLYMNYAAYYPSPPGSPTTVGFFPSPSSLSSLASPGGLIRMPGLTYSSNGVKDLINAVQAYQNPVESVSLLSSGLIGQSSGSDAPLMSLPALMTKPAGQYLDLTLL, from the exons aTGACGGCGCAGGTAGACTACCTGGTGGTGATTTTCACCGCCACATCTGGCGCGAGCGGAGAGTTGCTGGGATCTGACGAGAAGGAACTAGTGCAGTTGGTTTGGCAGCTGGTGGATGTAAAGAacaaaaag TTGGGCAAGGTAAATGAGCTTCTCATTAAGCCGGACCTCTCAGACTTGACAGAGCAAAAAGATGAGGAGGACGTGGTGGAGGAAAGCGTGGAAGAGGACAATAGATCCGGAGCAGATAATGTCTTTACAGCCACAAGTCTAGAGACAGCTTTAAACCTG TTTCATCTACAACTGACAAACGAGGTGAACAGCACGGGCGCAGGcacgtctgtgtgtttgtgtacagacGGGCAGCTCCACATCCGTCAAGTGATTCACCCTGAGGCTGCAAGCAAG AACATCCTGGTCCCAGACTGTTTCTACTCATTCTTTGACCTTCGGAAAGAGTTCAAGAAGCACTTCCCCGCATCTGACCTCAAggctttgaatgtacacatcATGGCAGAGT CCCTTAGTATACCTGTTGATGTGCCCGCCATGTGGGACCCCTCAGCCACCCTGGATCCATCAGCCATATTGCCTGCAGAAATAGCAGTACAGCAGACCCAGATTATGGGCAGTGTGGCCCTTGCCCTGCTTTCTGAGCCATTTA GTCACACATTTTCTACACAGGAGAGAGTTAGTGAGAAGTTTGAGTCTGGCACTTG cagtaAGATGGAGAAAGTTTGTGACAACACAGTGATCAGAGCCAGAGGGTTGCCATGGCAATCTTCTGACCAGGACATTGCTCGATTCTTCAGAGGACTCAACATTGCAAA AGGAGGAGCTGCATTGTGTCTTAATGCTCAGGGGAGGAGGAACGGAGAAGCTCTTGTTCGTTTTGTCAGTGAAGATCACAGAGACCTGGCActgcagagacacaaacaccacaTGGGCAACAGATACATAGAG GTTTACAAAGCAACAGGAGAGGACTTCTTGAAGATAGCAGGAG gtACATCCAATGAGGTAGCAATGTTCCTGTCTCGTGAGGACCAGATCATAGTGAGGATGCGAGGTCTTCCTTTCATAGCCACACATGAGCAGGTGCTTAACTTCTTCTCCCCGGACGAGGGCCTTAAAGACATGTGTCCGGTCAGCGGAGGAAAGGATGGCATCCTATTTGTTCGCTATCCAGACGGGCGTCCCACTGGCGATGcctttgttttatttgcctgtGAGGAACACGCCCAGTGTGCTCTGAGGAAACACAAGGAAATCCTGGGGAGAAGATATATTGAGTTGTTCAAAAGTACAGCAGCAGAGGTCCAACAG gtgttAAACCGGTACTCTTCAGCCCCTCTGATCCCCGTGGCCCCTGCCCCCTTGGTGTCAATGCTGCCCACAGTGTCACTCCTGCCCTCTCCTGGTGGTGTGAGGGACTGCCTGAGGCTGAGGGGGCTGCCGTACACAGCGAGCATAGAGGACATCCTCACCTTCCTGGGCGAGTTTACACACGATATCAGACCACATGGTGTGCACATGGTCCTTAACCAGCAG GGTCGTCCATCAGGTGACTGCTTCATCCAGATGACCTCAGCAGAGCGGGCTATTCAGGCGTCACAGCGGCTCCACAAGCATGTCATCTCCAGCCAGCGGGGGGCCAACAGCCGCTACGTGGAGGTGTTCTCCTGCAGCGCAGAGGAGATGGGCCTGGTGCTGATGGGAGGctcgctctcacacacacatacacacacacacacccggaACAGGAGTGGGACAGGGCTCAGCCCGCCGCCATGTAAGTCAAGAC GTTTATCTCCATCAGCCTACTCCTTCGCCCCCGCTCCACCGGTCATGTCTACAGAGGCTACTGCTGCCCTCTACCCTCCCATGGGTCAGATGTTGCTGGCCCCACGCCACCTGCCACCAGGACATGCCTACTACCCAGCCTCAGCTCAGCTATACATGAACTACGCTGCTTACTACCCTAG TCCACCTGGCTCACCTACCACCGTAGGTTTCttcccctccccctcttcccTTTCCTCGCTCGCCTCCCCAGGGGGGTTGATTCGCATGCCAGGTCTGACCTACAGCAGCAATGGAGTCAAAGACCTCATTAATGCAGTGCAGGCATACCAG aaTCCTGTGGAGTCCGTGTCTCTCCTGAGCAGCGGTCTGATTGGTCAGTCCAGTGGCAGCGATGCTCCTCTCATGTCCCTCCCTGCTCTCATGACCAAGCCGGCGGGGCAGTACCTGGACCTGACCCTGCTGTAG